In a genomic window of Primulina huaijiensis isolate GDHJ02 chromosome 10, ASM1229523v2, whole genome shotgun sequence:
- the LOC140986256 gene encoding protein trichome birefringence-like 14 isoform X1 has protein sequence MLISRSDIDTLELFDTQLQQLEEANIYRIDILRTPSLHAQVCCRKVPLGLDSVDYFSRSVHNEMKGGKLGRFWGRQFSFIVAALVFTTIFFWSWESNPILMGLLSAPEQFTTHTSDFFVEDAADSSMLLNSKELLTEEDSHSQVVESTVYDKTTESSERKYENKVTSSFEKQDCDYAKGRWIADSRRPLYSGFGCKQWLSDMWACRLTQRTDFSYEGYRWQPNNCEMHEFQGAEFLRRMQDKTVAFIGDSLGRQQFQSLMCMVTGGEEKPEVENVGWKYGLVKPPGAIRPDGWAYRFPDTNSTILYYWSASLCEIEPINATNPATEFAMHLDRPPAFLSQFLNHLDVVILNTGHHWNRGKFRANRWVMHAKGRPVTDRKLAEMGNAKNYAIQSIVRWLDSNIHLRPQLKGFFRTISPRHFLNGDWNTGGHCDNLTPLTNGGEVFQEKSSDPIIEYAVEGTEVKILDITAISQLRDEGHISRYNIKASVGINDCLHWCLPGIPDTWNELLYAQL, from the exons ATGCTTATTTCTCGAAGTGATATTGATACGCTTGAACTTTTCGATACTCAGCTTCAACAACTCGAAGAAGCCAACATTTATAGAATTGATATCTTGCGAACGCCTAGTCTACATGCTCAAGTTTGCTGCAGAAAGGTGCCATTAGGGCTTGATTCTGTGGATTATTTTTCCCGGAGTGTGCATAACGAGATGAAGGGCGGAAAGTTGGGTAGATTTTGGGGGAGGCAGTTTTCGTTTATTGTGGCTGCTCTTGTTTTCACCACCATATTTTTTTGGTCTTGGGAGAGTAATCCAATCCTTATGGGCCTGTTATCAGCACCAGAGCAGTTTACCACGCACACATCAG ATTTTTTTGTGGAGGATGCTGCTGATTCTTCAATGTTGTTGAATTCCAAGGAACTGCTGACGGAGGAAGATTCACATTCACAAGTAGTAGAAAGCACAGTATATGACAAGACTACAGAAAGTTCTGAAAGAAAATATGAGAACAAGGTGACCTCTTCTTTTGAGAAGCAAG ATTGTGATTATGCTAAAGGAAGATGGATTGCAGACAGTCGGAGACCTCTGTATTCTGGGTTTGGATGTAAGCAGTGGCTGTCAGATATGTGGGCATGTAGATTAACCCAACGAACTGATTTTTCTTATGAAGGTTATCGTTGGCAACCCAACAACTGTGAAATGCATGAATTTCAAGGTGCTGAATTTTTGAGAAG AATGCAGGACAAAACCGTTGCATTTATAGGAGATTCGTTGGGTCGACAGCAATTTCAATCTCTTATGTGTATGGTCACTGGTGGTGAGGAGAAGCCAGAAGTCGAAAATGTGGGATGGAAATATGGCCTTGTCAAGCCACCTGGGGCCATTCGTCCTGATGGATGGGCTTATCGATTTCCTGATACCAATTCCACTATTCTATATTACTGGTCAGCAAGCCTCTGTGAAATTGAGCCAATCAACGCTACCAATCCAGCCACTGAATTTGCCATGCATTTGGATCGTCCGCCTGCATTTTTGAGCCAATTTCTCAATCACCTTGATGTTGTTATCCTTAACACAGGACATCATTGGAACCGGGGGAAGTTCAGGGCAAACAGATGGGTGATGCATGCAAAAGGAAGGCCTGTCACAGATCGGAAACTTGCAGAAATGGGGAATGCAAAGAATTATGCAATACAAAGTATTGTCAGATGGCTTGATTCAAACATTCACTTGCGTCCACAGCTCAAAGGTTTTTTCCGAACAATATCACCCAGACATTTTTTAAATGGGGATTGGAACACAGGAGGTCACTGTGATAACTTGACTCCGCTGACCAATGGAGGTGAAGTGTTTCAAGAAAAATCAAGTGATCCCATTATTGAGTATGCCGTCGAAGGCACAGAGGTAAAGATTTTGGATATTACTGCGATTTCTCAGCTGAGAGATGAGGGTCACATATCTCGATacaatataaaagcatcggTAGGTATCAACGACTGCTTGCATTGGTGTCTTCCCGGAATTCCTGATACATGGAATGAACTACTTTATGCACAGCTGTAG
- the LOC140986256 gene encoding protein trichome birefringence-like 14 isoform X2 encodes MKGGKLGRFWGRQFSFIVAALVFTTIFFWSWESNPILMGLLSAPEQFTTHTSDFFVEDAADSSMLLNSKELLTEEDSHSQVVESTVYDKTTESSERKYENKVTSSFEKQDCDYAKGRWIADSRRPLYSGFGCKQWLSDMWACRLTQRTDFSYEGYRWQPNNCEMHEFQGAEFLRRMQDKTVAFIGDSLGRQQFQSLMCMVTGGEEKPEVENVGWKYGLVKPPGAIRPDGWAYRFPDTNSTILYYWSASLCEIEPINATNPATEFAMHLDRPPAFLSQFLNHLDVVILNTGHHWNRGKFRANRWVMHAKGRPVTDRKLAEMGNAKNYAIQSIVRWLDSNIHLRPQLKGFFRTISPRHFLNGDWNTGGHCDNLTPLTNGGEVFQEKSSDPIIEYAVEGTEVKILDITAISQLRDEGHISRYNIKASVGINDCLHWCLPGIPDTWNELLYAQL; translated from the exons ATGAAGGGCGGAAAGTTGGGTAGATTTTGGGGGAGGCAGTTTTCGTTTATTGTGGCTGCTCTTGTTTTCACCACCATATTTTTTTGGTCTTGGGAGAGTAATCCAATCCTTATGGGCCTGTTATCAGCACCAGAGCAGTTTACCACGCACACATCAG ATTTTTTTGTGGAGGATGCTGCTGATTCTTCAATGTTGTTGAATTCCAAGGAACTGCTGACGGAGGAAGATTCACATTCACAAGTAGTAGAAAGCACAGTATATGACAAGACTACAGAAAGTTCTGAAAGAAAATATGAGAACAAGGTGACCTCTTCTTTTGAGAAGCAAG ATTGTGATTATGCTAAAGGAAGATGGATTGCAGACAGTCGGAGACCTCTGTATTCTGGGTTTGGATGTAAGCAGTGGCTGTCAGATATGTGGGCATGTAGATTAACCCAACGAACTGATTTTTCTTATGAAGGTTATCGTTGGCAACCCAACAACTGTGAAATGCATGAATTTCAAGGTGCTGAATTTTTGAGAAG AATGCAGGACAAAACCGTTGCATTTATAGGAGATTCGTTGGGTCGACAGCAATTTCAATCTCTTATGTGTATGGTCACTGGTGGTGAGGAGAAGCCAGAAGTCGAAAATGTGGGATGGAAATATGGCCTTGTCAAGCCACCTGGGGCCATTCGTCCTGATGGATGGGCTTATCGATTTCCTGATACCAATTCCACTATTCTATATTACTGGTCAGCAAGCCTCTGTGAAATTGAGCCAATCAACGCTACCAATCCAGCCACTGAATTTGCCATGCATTTGGATCGTCCGCCTGCATTTTTGAGCCAATTTCTCAATCACCTTGATGTTGTTATCCTTAACACAGGACATCATTGGAACCGGGGGAAGTTCAGGGCAAACAGATGGGTGATGCATGCAAAAGGAAGGCCTGTCACAGATCGGAAACTTGCAGAAATGGGGAATGCAAAGAATTATGCAATACAAAGTATTGTCAGATGGCTTGATTCAAACATTCACTTGCGTCCACAGCTCAAAGGTTTTTTCCGAACAATATCACCCAGACATTTTTTAAATGGGGATTGGAACACAGGAGGTCACTGTGATAACTTGACTCCGCTGACCAATGGAGGTGAAGTGTTTCAAGAAAAATCAAGTGATCCCATTATTGAGTATGCCGTCGAAGGCACAGAGGTAAAGATTTTGGATATTACTGCGATTTCTCAGCTGAGAGATGAGGGTCACATATCTCGATacaatataaaagcatcggTAGGTATCAACGACTGCTTGCATTGGTGTCTTCCCGGAATTCCTGATACATGGAATGAACTACTTTATGCACAGCTGTAG
- the LOC140986660 gene encoding alkane hydroxylase MAH1-like: MAFLEILLVVILCVLFLVFAPKENLPWNWPFVKMMPTMYLENHKIYDKTAQMLSQNNGTILFKTSWISSIDILVTSDLANVQHIMNSKFSIYQRGLAFKDVFDFLRDAAFNKTLDEWKEEKKITHAYFKQNDYHKTTPKIINHTLEKGLVPILDHAAELDVAIDLQSLFNRYMLDATCILGTGFDPGSLRIGFPETPLLNVMDDIAEAAFYRHILPEKVWKLQRFLNIGTEKKMAEASETFNRILEDYVSKKQELSANGGEDGDDFDVLKFYMDETAKQEMKKGSNEHFEKAFLASNLMALLFAGRDTSGALLTWFFWKISRSPSVKTKILQEINQIFPKIASQKHIFSDVDELSKLVYLHSALSETLRLFPTAPVLLRVPNQEDVLPSGHKVNQDTKVMLCSYAMGRNPEIWGEDCCEFKPERWVSDKGGIKHFSSTSFVVFGSGPWTCPGKELAFTRMKAVAATILHNFHVHISEGQSIIPGVSAILTMKHGLKVTVSKRWE, encoded by the coding sequence atggcatttcttgaaatctTGTTGGTGGTTATACTTTGCGTTCTATTCCTTGTTTTTGCCCCCAAAGAAAACCTCCCATGGAATTGGCCATTCGTAAAAATGATGCCCACCATGTACCTCGAAAACCACAAAATATACGACAAAACTGCGCAaatgttgtcacaaaacaatgGAACAATATTGTTCAAAACATCATGGATTTCGAGCATTGATATCTTGGTCACTTCTGACCTTGCCAATGTGCAACACATCATGAACTCGAAGTTCTCGATCTATCAAAGGGGATTAGCATTCAAAGACGTGTTCGATTTTCTCCGCGACGCGGCGTTCAACAAAACTCTTGATGAGTGGAAGGAAGAAAAGAAGATCACTCATGCATATTTCAAGCAAAACGACTACCACAAGACTACTCCAAAGATTATTAATCACACACTCGAGAAAGGCCTGGTCCCGATTCTTGATCACGCCGCAGAACTGGATGTAGCTATTGATTTGCAGTCTTTGTTCAACAGATACATGCTTGATGCAACATGTATCTTGGGGACGGGATTTGATCCGGGGTCACTTCGAATTGGATTCCCTGAAACTCCATTGTTGAATGTGATGGATGACATAGCTGAGGCAGCGTTTTATCGCCACATACTGCCTGAGAAAGTGTGGAAGCTGCAAAGGTTTCTGAATATTGGAACGGAGAAGAAAATGGCTGAAGCTTCGGAAACTTTCAATCGAATACTCGAAGATTATGTATCCAAGAAACAAGAATTATCAGCTAATGGTGGAGAAGATGGGGACGATTTTGACGTGTTGAAGTTTTATATGGATGAGACAGCTAAACAAGAAATGaaaaaaggatcaaacgagcattTCGAAAAGGCATTCTTGGCCTCAAATCTGATGGCCCTTTTATTTGCTGGAAGAGACACATCTGGTGCACTCTTAACTTGGTTTTTCTGGAAAATTTCAAGAAGCCCTTCAGTGAAAACCAagattttacaagaaatcaatcaaATTTTCCCTAAAATAGCATCCCAAAAGCATATTTTTTCCGATGTAGATGAATTGAGCAAACTAGTATACCTCCACAGTGCCTTGAGTGAAACCCTAAGACTTTTTCCAACTGCACCAGTTCTCCTGAGagtaccaaatcaagaagatgTGCTTCCAAGTGGCCACAAAGTGAATCAAGATACAAAAGTCATGCTTTGCTCATACGCGATGGGGAGAAATCCGGAGATTTGGGGCGAAGACTGCTGTGAATTTAAGCCGGAGAGATGGGTTTCTGATAAAGGAGGGATTAAACATTTTTCATCGACTAGTTTCGTCGTGTTCGGTTCGGGGCCTTGGACTTGTCCTGGTAAAGAATTAGCATTCACAAGAATGAAAGCTGTCGCAGCTACAATTTTACATAATTTCC